Proteins encoded by one window of Antechinus flavipes isolate AdamAnt ecotype Samford, QLD, Australia chromosome 4, AdamAnt_v2, whole genome shotgun sequence:
- the LOC127559001 gene encoding protein SLFN14-like, with protein sequence METLQVDMETHYAEVVIDVGSIIFGEKDRKNMTNSHLKRTQNSKIIQAVCALLNSGGGIVKAEIVNRSYNYRCDGVGQDLETSFQKLLPLASQEFLDYLQQDHNLFIFVKPWIMKAAGPQLQICSLSSNIFQRDVTCTVNLTASRALEFLKETQSKIQKGRENLPMWHPKKVLVSKIQEEEDIRLFASEFFEKDQLLYKEKLNFTESTHVELKRFTTKKIVPRIKEMLPRYVSAFANTKGGYLIIGVDDKTNEVFGCKRDKVNPVILEKEIEYCIQKLPIFHFCSLKPKINFTTKIIDVYNNNNLYGYVCVVKVEPLCCVAFTEDPNSWIVRNNFVERLKTEEWVSRLMDIDPVYPTLAQDNHQSAIDPLSRATCSEKAWLHKETLQQSLLSVTPQQIGFKPESLCKELFSEYNGLEKLMKKKTCQFSRGILIFSRSWAIDIGLRKDDRVLCDALLIAVNSPPVLYTIIRGSDKMDGLEYSRHTALQLKQKLVNVGNYTGKVCIISQLLHLPDRLCGIMQVPYPQSYVLATEYELEDLLQSLVIVLLCFPSLLSDQLGCQFLKLLVTEQSKLLSQSLQETRELFILCLPGTRKTAMVIKILEEIRSIFHCEAKEILYLCENDPLREFVSQQSTCQAETRKTFMRRDFPKIKHIVIDEAQNFHSEGGDWYTKAKNITHPKNEAGRRNPHQGILWLFIDSFQASHLEVSGLPLSLMQYPRKNLTHEIYNALEIAMIMKQEMKKIKENQYGRVPPESLALFREDMYEDAIHDYTLPGVCEIERDLREDELANYVASKCQSLFQNGYSPKDIAILYSRNEDREHYELILKTTMKSIRTHRIAEVECSRASDVLGNSIILDSIQQFSGLERNIVFGLIPVYSKSEVPHNLLLCCASKAIKHLYLLYEKKEDL encoded by the exons ATGGAGACACTCCAGGTTGACATGGAAACACATTATGCTGAGGTGGTTATAGATGTGGGAAGCATCATTTTTGGGGAGAAGGATAGGAAGAACATGACCAACAGTCATTTGAAAAGGACACAAAATTCTAAAATCATCCAAGCCGTATGTGCACTGTTAAATTCAGGCGGGGGAATCGTCAAAGCCGAGATTGTTAACAGAAGCTACAATTACCGTTGTGATGGAGTTGGTCAAGATTTGGAAACATCCTTTCAGAAGCTTCTGCCTTTGGCTTCACAGGAGTTCCTTGACTATTTGCAACAAGAtcacaatcttttcatttttgtgaaacCCTGGATCATGAAGGCTGCTGGACCCCAACTACAAATCTGTAGTCTATCATCaaatatattccaaagagatgtAACTTGTACTGTCAACCTGACTGCGAGTAGGGCATTAGAATTTCTAAAGGAGACACAATCAAAAAtccaaaaaggaagagaaaatcttcCAATGTGGCATCCCAAGAAAGTTCTTGTGAGCAAAATTCAGGAAGAAGAAGACATAAGATTGTTTGCCTcagaattttttgaaaaagatcagcttttgtacaaagaaaaactCAACTTTACTGAGTCAACTCATGTTGAATTGAAAAGGTTCACAACCAAAAAGATTGTACCCAGAATCAAAGAGATGCTACCTCGTTATGTTTCTGCATTTGCAAATACCAAAGGAGGATATTTAATTATCGGGGTGGATGATAAGACCAATGAAGTGTTTGGATGCAAAAGAGACAAGGTGAACCCTGTcatattagaaaaggagatagaatatTGCATACAAAAATTGCCTATATTCCATTTTTGCTCTCTGAAGCCAAAGATTAATTTCACAACTAAAATCATCGATGTGTATAATAACAATAACCTATATGGTTATGTCTGCGTGGTCAAAGTAGAGCCCCTCTGCTGTGTTGCTTTTACAGAAGACCCGAATTCCTGGATTGTGAGAAATAACTTTGTTGAAAGACTGAAAACTGAGGAATGGGTATCCAGGTTAATGGATATTGATCCAG TTTATCCCACTTTGGCTCAAGACAATCACCAGTCAGCGATTGATCCACTGAGCAGAGCAACATGTTCAGAAAAAGCCTGGCTACATAAGGAGACACTGCAGCAAAGTTTGCTTTCAG TGACCCCACAGCAGATAGGATTCAAACCAGAATCTCTCTGCAAGGAACTATTCTCAGAATATAATGGATTAGAGAAGTTAATGAAGAAGAAGACCTGTCAATTTTCTCGGGGGATCCTGATATTTTCAAGGAGCTGGGCTATTGACATCGGCTTAAGAAAGGATGATAGAGTCCTGTGTGATGCTCTCCTCATCGCTGTTAACAGCCCCCCAGTACTTTATACCATTATCAGGGGATCTGATAAGATGGATGGGCTTGAATATTCCAGACATACTGCTCTCCAACTAAAGCAGAAACTTGTCAATGTAGGGAATTACACTGGAAAAGTGTGCATCATTTCCCAGCTCTTGCATCTGCCTGACCGTCTATGTGGGATCATGCAAGTACCATACCCCCAATCCTATGTTCTTGCTACAGAATATGAATTGGAAGATTTACTGCAATCACTTGTAATAGTCTTGCTCtgctttccctctcttttaaGTGACCAGCTTGGATGCCAATTTTTGAAACTGCTTGTAACCGAACAATCTAAGCTGCTTTCACAAAGCCTTCAGGAAACCAGGGAGTTATTTATCCTTTGTTTACCAGGAACCCGGAAAACTGCTATGGTGATCAAAATCCTGGAAGAGATTAGGAGCATATTTCACTGTGAAGCAAAGGAAATTCTCTACCTTTGTGAAAATGACCCCCTAAGAGAATTTGTAAG TCAGCAAAGTACCTGCCAAGCAGAGACCAGGAAAACTTTCATGAGAAGAGATTTTCCGAAGATTAAACACATAGTAATAGATGAAGCTCAGAATTTCCACAGTGAAGGTGGAGATTGGTACACAAAAGCTAAGAACATCACCCATCCAAAAAATGAGGCTGGAAGGAGGAACCCTCACCAAGGAATTTTATGGCTCTTTATAGACTCTTTTCAAGCAAGTCATTTGGAAGTCAGTGGTCTTCCACTTTCATTAATGCAGTATCCAAGAAAAAACCTCACTCATGAGATCTATAATGCTTTAGAAATAGCCATGATCATGAAACAAGAAATgaagaagatcaaagaaaacCAATATGGACGCGTGCCTCCTGAGTCATTAGCATTATTTAGGGAAGATATGTATGAGGATGCTATCCATGATTATACTCTACCTGGAGTGTGTGAAATAGAAAGAGATCTGAGGGAGGATGAATTGGCAAATTATGTAGCAAGCAAATGTCAGAGTCTCTTCCAGAATGGCTATTCTCCTAAAGATATTGCTATTTTGTATAGTAGGAATGAGGACCGAGAACATTATGAGCTTATTCTTAAAACAACAATGAAATCGATCAGGACCCACAGAATAGCAGAAGTTGAATGCAGCAGGGCATCTGATGTTTTGGGTAATTCTATCATTCTAGACAGTATTCAACAGTTTTCAGGCTTGGAGAGAAATATAGTGTTTGGTCTTATTCCAGTCTATTCTAAGTCTGAGGTTCCCCATAATCTCTTGCTTTGCTGTGCATCCAAAGCTATTAAGCATCTATATCTGCtatatgaaaagaaggaagatctatga